The following proteins are encoded in a genomic region of Dioscorea cayenensis subsp. rotundata cultivar TDr96_F1 chromosome 8, TDr96_F1_v2_PseudoChromosome.rev07_lg8_w22 25.fasta, whole genome shotgun sequence:
- the LOC120266342 gene encoding caffeoyl-CoA O-methyltransferase — protein sequence MASNTQAQNGEQGRHQEVGHKSLLQSDALYQYILDTSVYPREPEPMKELREITAKHPWNLMTTSADEGQFLTMLLKLINAKNTMEIGVYTGYSLLATALALPDDGKILAMDINRENYELGLPVIQKAGLAHKIDFREGPALPVLDQMIEDGKYHGTFDFVFVDADKDNYLNYHKRLVELVKVGGVIGYDNTLWNGSVVAPPDAPLRKYVRYYRDFVLELNKALAADPRIEICQLPVGDGITLCRRII from the exons ATGGCAAGTAACACCCAAGCTCAAAACGGAGAGCAAGGCAGGCATCAAGAAGTTGGCCACAAAAGCCTTCTCCAAAGTGATGCTCTCTATCAG TACATACTTGACACAAGCGTGTACCCTCGTGAGCCTGAACCCATGAAAGAGTTGCGTGAAATCACTGCTAAACATCcatg gaatttAATGACAACGTCAGCGGACGAGGGACAGTTCTTGACGATGTTGTTGAAGTTAATCAATGCAAAGAACACAATGGAGATTGGAGTTTACACTGGTTATTCTCTTCTTGCTACTGCCCTTGCTCTTCCGGATGATGGCAAa ATATTGGCAATGGATATTAACAGGGAGAACTATGAGCTTGGGTTGCCTGTGATTCAAAAGGCAGGGTTGGCACACAAGATTGACTTCCGTGAAGGCCCTGCTTTGCCAGTTCTTGATCAAATGATTGAAGAT GGGAAATACCATGGAacatttgattttgtatttgtgGACGCTGATAAAGATAACTACCTCAACTATCACAAGCGGTTGGTGGAGTTGGTGAAGGTGGGTGGAGTGATTGGGTATGATAACACATTGTGGAATGGGTCAGTGGTGGCCCCACCTGATGCACCACTTCGCAAGTATGTGCGTTACTACCGTGACTTTGTGTTGGAGCTTAACAAAGCTCTTGCCGCTGATCCTCGCATTGAGATTTGCCAACTTCCCGTTGGAGATGGTATCACACTTTGCCGCAGGATCATATAA
- the LOC120267181 gene encoding uncharacterized protein LOC120267181, protein MEVGNKRWKTEFDNFLIPVLVEQANKGLKCDKSFKRVAFAHAASAVNTKFNTDFTAENIENHYRTLKARYVEIKKARDLSGAGWDDETKMITLDPIVVFTYTEAHPAAKAFINKPIENYEGLRIICGEDSATGSHATSLYSDFGEKTIGDKNNENENSDSPVDQPNSDDDGAGNSAPPIARSPATSSTMRSQRTKGSKDIPMMADLVTVVGEMAAAIRNPTHWSETLYSRVMEVEGFTEHVLEDVFDYLQERETEARKFMVKRLEMREAWVRKYLANLA, encoded by the exons ATGGAAGTTGGAAATAAGAGATGGAAAACAGAATTTGATAATTTTCTGATTCCGGTGTTGGTTGAGCAAGCCAACAAAGGGTTGAAGTGTGACAAATCTTTCAAAAGAGTTGCTTTTGCCCATGCTGCATCGGCAGTGAACACCAAATTTAACACTGACTTTACAGCGGAAAATATTGAGAACCACTACCGGACACTGAAGGCTCGATACGTGGAGATTAAAAAGGCAAGAGACTTGAGTGGGGCGGGATGGGACGACGAAACGAAAATGATTACCCTTGACCCAATCGTTGTATTCACTTATACGGAg GCACATCCAGCTGCAAAAGCTTTCATCAACAAACCTATTGAAAACTATGAAGGGTTACGGATTATTTGTGGCGAGGATAGTGCGACAGGGTCACATGCGACATCTCTGTATTCGGATTTTGGAGAGAAAACTATTGGAGACAAAAATAATGAGAATGAGAACTCGGACTCACCAGTCGATCAACCTAATAGTGATGATGACGGCGCTGGGAATTCAGCACCTCCAATTGCGCGTAGTCCTGCAACGTCATCGACCATGAGGTCCCAACGAACAAAGGGGAGCAAAGACATTCCAATGATGGCTGATCTGGTGACAGTTGTCGGGGAAATGGCAGCGGCAATTAGAAACCCTACACATTGGTCAGAAACACTGTATTCAAGGGTTATGGAAGTTGAGGGCTTCACTGAGCATGTGTTGGAAGATGTGTTTGATTATCTCCAGGAGAGAGAAACTGAAGCGAGAAAGTTCATGGTTAAACGGTTAGAGATGAGGGAGGCCTGGGTTCGGAAGTATCTCGCCAACCTTGCTTGA
- the LOC120267024 gene encoding E3 ubiquitin-protein ligase WAV3, with protein MGTGWRRAFCTSARRESPAEKQQVSPSPSPRSCTKLGGLFSSVSNPSTPRLIQQPESAVSTPTLRCRTRSPPPPPPPAASVDEPKLQCKTKLNPITPPTFNIRLSAASPNPSSPISPSRFALFKASLRLSRNRCGICAQSVKKGQGTAVFTAECSHSFHFPCISSHIRNHGCLVCPVCSATWRQAPFLSSLPQMNNSSASEPEQGNAEHGRRNREDKSCSVEAPKSKLYDDDEPLLLSSPGCAGGGGAAAGGSRFVPIPEADDEDDDGEFQGFSVTPTSTSPRSPHPAAAAAAVAAGTVVGVDVSVVPVAALVARGRSHQNYVVALKVRAPPTTALTSSASFPNPSQRAPIDLVVVLDVSDSMTGPKLCMLKRAMRLLISSLGSADRLALVAFSSSAKRLLPLRRMSPQGQRSARHIIDRLVISPNKGQGPRCVSEALRKATRVLEDRRERNPVATVMLLSDGQQGDENKDNTHRRHQHQHHPTSVPTRFAHLEIPIHDSGFGDASKQQQEQRNHIGGAEDSFAKCVGGLLSVVLQDVHLQLLFPLGEVSAVYSFGASGERAVALGAGNSIRLGDLYAEEERELLVELRVPTSAASHLMHHHNHMSVKCSYRDTATHELIRSGERHIQLPPLQHRPSTATVAVEEQLRNLFVTTRAIAESRRLAELNDHATAIHLLTSARSLLLQYASISASSDHESLLRSLEAEMADIQLRRHHHNQQQQLQLSLSQRRRRERRESAPPSSSDGAEPLTPTSAWRAAERLAKVAIMRKSLNRVSDLHGFENARF; from the exons ATGGGAACGGGGTGGAGGAGAGCTTTTTGTACGTCGGCACGGCGAGAGTCGCCGGCGGAGAAGCAGCAGGTGAGCCCAAGTCCAAGTCCAAGGAGTTGTACGAAGCTAGGTGGGTTGTTTTCCTCGGTTAGTAACCCGTCTACTCCGAGGTTGATACAACAACCTGAGTCGGCTGTGTCGACGCCTACACTCCGGTGCCGGACTAGatctccacctccacctccgcCTCCTGCTGCTTCGGTTGATGAACCGAAGCTGCAATGCAAGACGAAGCTGAATCCGATTACGCCACCGACGTTTAACATTAGACTCTCTGCTGCTTCTCCCAACCCTTCTTCTCCTATTTCGCCTTCTAGATTCGCTCTCTTTAAGGCCAGTCTTCGTCTTTCTCGG AATAGGTGCGGGATCTGCGCGCAGAGTGTGAAGAAAGGACAGGGAACTGCTGTTTTCACGGCGGAGTGCTCACACTCTTTCCACTTCCCCTGCATCTCATCTCATATACGAAACCATGGCTGTCTTGTTTGCCCGGTTTGCTCTGCAACCTGGCGTCAAGCTCCCTTCCTCTCCTCTTTGCCCCAGATGAATAATTCCTCAGCTTCAGAACCAGAACAGGGGAATGCCGAGCATGGCAGAAGAAACAGGGAGGACAAATCTTGCAGCGTGGAAGCACCAAAATCCAAGCTTTACGACGATGATGAGCCTCTGCTTCTCTCCTCACCCGGCTGCGCTGGAGGTGGTGGAGCTGCTGCCGGTGGTTCACGGTTTGTTCCCATACCAGAAGCAgacgatgaggatgatgatggtgagTTTCAGGGCTTTTCAGTCACGCCCACCAGCACATCACCCAGATCGCCCCACCcggctgctgctgctgctgctgttgctgctggtACTGTGGTTGGTGTCGATGTGAGTGTGGTGCCAGTGGCCGCGCTAGTGGCGAGAGGTCGGAGCCACCAGAACTATGTGGTTGCGCTCAAGGTCAGAGCACCACCAACGACAGCATTGACATCGTCGGCGTCCTTCCCCAACCCATCACAGCGAGCGCCCATAGACCTGGTCGTCGTGCTGGATGTGAGTGATAGCATGACAGGTCCGAAGCTATGCATGCTGAAGCGAGCCATGAGGTTACTCATCTCCTCCCTTGGCTCTGCTGACCGGCTTGCTCTGGTAGCTTTCTCATCCTCTGCTAAAAGGCTACTCCCACTTCGCCGGATGTCTCCTCAAGGCCAGCGCTCAGCTCGTCACATCATTGATAGATTGGTCATCTCCCCCAACAAAGGCCAGGGACCAAGGTGCGTCAGTGAAGCTCTGAGGAAGGCCACCAGAGTTTTAGAAGATCGCCGGGAACGTAACCCAGTAGCCACTGTCATGCTTCTCTCTGACGGCCAACAGGGCGATGAAAACAAAGACAACACCCACCGCCGCCACCAGCACCAACACCACCCAACGTCTGTTCCTACTCGCTTTGCACATCTGGAGATCCCAATTCATGACTCTGGATTTGGTGATGCTTCTAAGCAACAACAGGAGCAGCGAAACCATATTGGTGGTGCTGAGGATTCCTTTGCCAAATGTGTGGGTGGATTACTGAGTGTGGTCTTGCAAGATGTGCATCTCCAGTTGCTCTTTCCATTGGGGGAGGTATCTGCTGTTTATTCCTTCGGTGCTAGTGGTGAGCGTGCCGTGGCTCTCGGTGCCGGTAACTCAATCAGACTCGGTGACTTATACGCCGAGGAAGAAAGGGAATTGCTTGTTGAATTGCGAGTGCCGACATCTGCAGCATCTCATCTAATGCACCACCATAATCACATGTCTGTGAAATGCAGCTACAGAGATACGGCCACACATGAACTGATTCGCAGCGGAGAACGCCACATCCAGCTCCCTCCTCTCCAACACCGCCCGTCCACAGCCACTGTTGCAGTGGAGGAGCAACTTAGAAATCTATTTGTCACCACTAGAGCAATTGCAGAATCACGGCGGCTTGCCGAACTCAATGACCATGCAACTGCAATTCATTTGCTCACTTCAGCTCGCTCATTACTATTGCAATATGCTTCAATCTCCGCATCATCTGATCATGAAAGCCTTCTGCGGAGTTTAGAAGCCGAGATGGCAGACATCCAATTGCGCCGCCACCACCACAACCAGCAACAGCAGCTGCAATTGTCTTTGTCACAGAGACGGAGAAGAGAGCGGAGAGAATCAGCCCCTCCGTCTTCAAGTGATGGTGCTGAGCCCTTGACTCCAACTTCAGCTTGGCGTGCAGCCGAGCGGCTTGCCAAAGTCGCCATTATGCGGAAGTCATTGAACCGGGTTAGTGATCTCCATGGATTCGAGAATGCCCGGTTCTAA
- the LOC120267568 gene encoding uncharacterized protein LOC120267568, with product MDEAEKMASLKKAYADVILNMAQESAARIMVSERRALGFQRSLFAAKDEAVSTLLRLKSVLESKIKEAEKQSLGQIRRIQELESQLNEAEDTIDSLRTELKSTHDKLEKMKNLTGSSEVENMNTISCEDNSQEREISSHSALCYPPGSEQISTDKEDANLSPPAVNGHCIVLGNMIKAEEMGAENEFFSKPDLASMIMRSTEPELFRNGCTQRIRALEQNLLTATMPLEKTDNQSDFNCKLIEPENAKPERAYPVDTTEKGKSVTVPKELAEFKEVDQSKSRQVVHFSRRVSSGKQGKVNHVKPTHRSDTEKISIVDEVSGCVKSPFQVVSEEPEKISSAPVSLVISKCSKRSKTRKVQLKASLRNEKRGILKNDKQRITRQGFKEQSHLDLDNQTLGNPSYEFGGKHGRAVGDPLLLTPEKEDISGDQNFESQKPHMDNSILNTPEKEIADDVDISACSSKQEKNGTPSLNSIVKEENTCESSGAPQQAGNDKFLKYTFRRKRKRGSSNSKIEDIFPGTTDATKRRAEDKQDILVESQKPSLMVESTRDSRRMAQVARQLISLSEKRW from the exons ATGGATGAAGCCGAG AAAATGGCGTCGCTGAAGAAGGCGTATGCGGATGTAATCTTGAACATGGCGCAGGAGTCCGCAGCTCGGATTATGGTCTCGGAGCGTAGGGCGCTCGGATTCCAGCGGAGCCTCTTTGCCGCGAAAGATGAAGCCGTTTCCACGCTTCTCCGCCTCAAGAGTGTCTTGGAATCTAAG aTCAAAGAAGCAGAAAAACAATCCTTAGGCCAGATAAGGAGAATTCAAGAACTTGAATCACAGCTTAATGAAGCAGAAGATACAATAGATTCCCTTAGAACAGAATTGAAAAGCACGCATGACAAGctagaaaagatgaaaaatctaaCTGGATCTTCTGAAGTAGAGAATATGAACACCATTTCTTGTGAGGACAATTCTCAAGAGAGAGAAATTAGTTCTCATTCTGCTCTTTGCTATCCTCCAGGATCTGAACAAATATCAACTGACAAGGAGGATGCTAATTTGAGTCCACCAGCTGTGAATGGTCACTGCATTGTCCTTGGAAATATGATTAAGGCTGAAGAAATGGGTgcagaaaatgagttttttagcAAGCCTGACCTGGCATCAATGATAATGAGAAGTACAGAACCTGAACTTTTCAGAAATGGGTGCACTCAAAGGATCCGCGCATTAGAACAGAATCTTCTGACAGCAACGATGCCTCTTGAAAAAACCGACAATCAATCGGACTTCAATTGCAAATTGATTGAACCTGAGAATGCAAAACCCGAAAGGGCCTACCCTGTAGATACAACAGAGAAAGGAAAATCAGTAACAGTGCCAAAAGAGCTTGCTGAGTTCAAAGAAGTTGATCAGAGTAAAAGCAGGCAAGTTGTCCATTTTTCCCGCAGGGTTTCTTCTGGAAAACAAGGGAAAGTTAACCATGTTAAACCTACCCATCGGAGTGATACTGAAAAAATTTCTATAGTTGATGAAGTGAGCGGCTGTGTTAAAAGCCCCTTTCAGGTTGTCAGCGAAGAGCCTGAGAAAATTTCAAGTGCTCCAGTTTCTCTTGTGATTTCTAAATGCTCTAAAAGATCAAAAACTAGGAAGGTTCAACTCAAGGCATCTCTTCGAAATGAAAAGAGAGGGATAttgaaaaatgataaacaaagaaTTACCAGGCAGGGATTCAAGGAACAAAGTCATTTGGATTTGGATAATCAAACTCTTGGAAACCCTTCATACGAGTTTGGAGGTAAACATGGACGTGCTGTTGGGGATCCATTATTGCTTACTCCTGAGAAAGAGGATATTTCAGGTGACCAAAATTTTGAAAGTCAGAAACCCCACATGGACAATTCAATATTGAATACACCAGAGAAGGAAATAGCAGATGATGTGGATATTTCTGCTTGCAGCTCGAAACAAGAGAAAAATGGTACCCCTTCTTTAAATTCTATTGTGAAAGAGGAAAACACTTGTGAATCAAGTGGAGCTCCTCAACAAGCCGGAAATGACAAGTTCCTTAAATATACATTTCGAAGGAAGCGGAAGAGAGGTTCTTCCAACAGCAAAATTGAAGACATATTTCCGGGGACAACAGATGCAACAAAGAGGAGGGCAGAGGATAAGCAAGATATCTTGGTGGAATCCCAGAAGCCGAGTCTCATGGTGGAGTCAACTCGAGACAGTCGTCGAATGGCACAAGTTGCTCGCCAG CTCATTTCCTTGTCTGAGAAAAGATGGTGA